A single region of the Malaclemys terrapin pileata isolate rMalTer1 chromosome 4, rMalTer1.hap1, whole genome shotgun sequence genome encodes:
- the LOC128836315 gene encoding ras-related protein Rab-35-like has protein sequence MAGKDYDHLFKLLIIGDSGVGKSSLLLRFADNTFSGSYITTIGVDFKIRTVVINGERVKLQIWDTAGQERFRTITSTYYRNTHGVIIVYDVTNPESFVNVKRWLHEIGQNCDSVCKVLVGNKCEDPSRKQVETADARRFSEQMGVRLFETSAKENLNIEEMFNAVTAMVLRMKQENLARLQHPEVVKINRPKKKPPVKKCC, from the exons ATGGCTGGCAAGGACTATGACCATCTCTTCAAGCTGCTCATCATCGGGGACTCGG gggtggggaagagcagccTTCTGCTGCGGTTTGCAGATAACACGTTCTCCG GCAGCTACATCACCACCATCGGCGTGGATTTCAAAATCCGGACCGTGGTGATCAACGGCGAGCGGGTCAAGCTACAGATCTGGGACACGGCTGGACAGGAGCGATTCCGCACCATCACCTCCAC gtATTACCGCAACACCCATGGAGTCATCATCGTCTACGATGTGACGAACCCCGAATCCTTCGTCAACGTCAAGCGCTGGCTGCACGAGATTGGGCAGAACTGTGACAGTGTCTGCAAAGTCCTGG TGGGGAACAAGTGTGAGGACCCATCCCGGAAGCAGGTGGAGACGGCCGACGCCCGGCGCTTCAGCGAGCAGATGGGGGTGCGGCTCTTCGAGACCAGCGCCAAGGAGAACCTCAACATTGAGGAG ATGTTCAACGCGGTGACGGCCATGGTACTGCGCATGAAGCAGGAGAACCTGGCGCGGCTGCAGCACCCCGAGGTGGTGAAGATCAACAGGCCCAAGAAGAAGCCCCCCGTCAAGAAATGCTGCTGA